A stretch of Capricornis sumatraensis isolate serow.1 chromosome 10, serow.2, whole genome shotgun sequence DNA encodes these proteins:
- the HYAL2 gene encoding hyaluronidase-2 gives MWTGLGPAVTLALVLVVAWATELKPTAPPIFTGRPFVVAWDVPTQDCGPRHKMPLDPKDMKAFDVQASPNEGFVNQNITIFYRDRLGMYPHFNSVGRSVHGGVPQNGSLWAHLEMLKGHVEHYIRTQEPAGLAVIDWEDWRPVWVRNWQDKDVYRRLSRQLVASHHPDWPPERVVKEAQYEFEFAARQFMLETLRFVKAFRPRHLWGFYLFPDCYNHDYVQNWETYTGRCPDVEVSRNDQLAWLWAESTALFPSVYLEETLASSTHGRNFVSFRVQEALRVADVHHANHALPVYVFTRPTYSRGLTGLSEMDLISTIGESAALGAAGVILWGDAGFTTSNETCRRLKDYLTRSLVPYVVNVSWAAQYCSWAQCHGHGRCVRRDPNAHTFLHLSASSFRLVPSHSPDEPRLRPEGELSWADRNHLQTHFRCQCYLGWGGEQCQWDRRRAAGGASGDWAGSHLTGLLAVAVLAFTWTS, from the exons ATGTGGACAGGCCTGGGCCCCGCCGTCACACTGGCCCTGGTGTTGGTGGTGGCATGGGCCACGGAGCTGAAGCCCACAGCACCACCCATCTTCACGGGCCGGCCCTTTGTGGTCGCATGGGATGTGCCCACACAGGACTGTGGCCCACGCCACAAGATGCCATTGGACCCAAAGGACATGAAGGCCTTTGATGTGCAGGCCTCACCTAACGAGGGTTTTGTAAATCAGAACATCACCATCTTCTACCGTGACCGGCTGGGCATGTATCCACACTTCAATTCGGTGGGGAGGTCAGTGCATGGTGGTGTGCCACAGAATGGCAGCCTCTGGGCACACCTGGAGATGCTGAAGGGACACGTGGAACACTACATTCGTAcacaggagcctgcagggctggcAGTCATCGACTGGGAGGACTGGCGGCCAGTGTGGGTGCGCAACTGGCAGGACAAGGATGTGTACCGCCGATTATCACGCCAGTTGGTGGCCAGTCACCACCCCGATTGGCCACCAGAGCGCGTAGTCAAGGAGGCGCAGTATGAGTTTGAGTTCGCTGCACGGCAGTTCATGCTGGAGACACTGCGATTTGTCAAGGCGTTTCGGCCTCGGCACCTATGGGGCTTCTACCTCTTCCCTGACTGTTACAACCATGATTATGTGCAAAACTGGGAGACCTATACAGGCCGCTGCCCTGATGTTGAGGTCTCCCGAAATGACCAGCTGGCCTGGCTCTGGGCCGAGAGCACAGCCCTCTTCCCCTCTGTCTACCTGGAAGAGACGCTGGCGTCCTCCACTCACGGCCGCAACTTTGTCAGCTTTCGTGTCCAGGAGGCTCTTCGCGTGGCTGACGTCCACCATGCCAACCATGCACTCCCGGTCTACGTCTTCACGAGGCCCACCTACAGCCGTGGACTCACAGGGCTTAGCGAG ATGGATCTCATCTCCACCATTGGTGAGAGTGCTGCCCTGGGTGCAGCCGGCGTCATCCTCTGGGGTGATGCAGGGTTTACCACCAGCAAC gagACCTGCCGACGCCTCAAGGATTATCTGACTCGGTCACTGGTACCCTATGTCGTCAATGTGTCCTGGGCTGCCCAGTACTGCAGCTGGGCCCAGTGCCATGGCCATGGGCGCTGTGTGCGCCGGGACCCCAATGCTCACACCTTCCTGCACCTCAGTGCCAGCAGCTTCCGTCTAGTGCCTAGCCACTCACCTGATGAGCCGCGGCTGCGACCAGAGGGGGAACTCAGTTGGGCCGACCGCAACCACCTACAGACGCACTTTCGCTGCCAGTGCTACTTAGGCTGGGGCGGTGAGCAATGCCAGTGGGACCGCAGGCGGGCAGCTGGGGGTGCCAGTGGGGACTGGGCTGGGTCCCACCTCACTGGCCTGCTGGCAGTGGCAGTCCTGGCCTTCACCTGGACTTCGTAA
- the HYAL3 gene encoding hyaluronidase-3 encodes MTMQLGLALVLGVALCLGCGQTLLRAPARPFSVLWNVPSARCKNRFGVPLPLEALGISANRGQHFHGQNVTIFYKNWLGFYPYFGPRGTAHNGGIPQAVPLGRHLARAAHQIRRSLWPGFAGLAVLDWEEWCPLWAGNWGRRQVYRAASWAWAQWVFPNLDPQEQLQKARAGFEQAARALMEDTLWLGRALQPQGLWGFYRFPACGNGWHGTASNYTGHCHAAARAHNTQLRWLWAASSALFPSIYLPPRLPPAHHQAFVRYRLEEAFRVAVAGHPHPLPVLAYSRLTHRSSGRFLSQDELVQTIGVSAALGAAGVVLWGDLSFSSSEEECWHLHDYLLGTLGPYVINVTRAAMACSHQRCHGHGRCAWQNPGQLEVFLHLQPDGSPGAWESFSCRCYQGWAGPTCQEPRPELGPEEAT; translated from the exons aTGACCATGCAGCTAGGCCTGGCCCTGGTGCTAGGGGTGGCCCTGTGCTTGGGGTGTGGCCAAACCTTGCTGCGGGCCCCTGCACGCCCCTTCTCGGTGCTGTGGAACGTGCCTTCAGCACGCTGTAAGAACCGCTTTGGCGTGCCCCTGCCACTCGAGGCCTTGGGCATCTCAGCCAACCGTGGCCAGCATTTCCACGGTCAGAATGTCACCATCTTCTACAAGAACTGGCTCGGCTTCTACCCCTACTTTGGGCCAAGGGGCACAGCTCACAATGGGGGCATCCCACAGGCTGTGCCTCTGGGCCGCCACTTGGCGCGAGCTGCCCATCAGATCCGCCGCAGCCTGTGGCCGGGCTTCGCTGGCCTGGCAGTCCTGGACTGGGAGGAGTGGTGTCCACTCTGGGCCGGGAACTGGGGCCGCCGCCAAGTCTATcgggctgcctcctgggcttgggCACAATGGGTATTCCCCAACCTGGATCCCCAGGAGCAGCTCCAGAAGGCCCGCGCTGGCTTCGAACAGGCAGCCCGTGCATTGATGGAGGACACGCTGTGGCTCGGCCGGGCACTGCAGCCCCAGGGGCTCTGGGGCTTCTATCGCTTTCCAGCCTGTGGCAATGGCTGGCATGGTACGGCTTCGAATTACACGGGCCACTGCCATGCTGCTGCCCGGGCCCACAACACCCAACTGCGTTGGCTCTGGGCTGCCTCCAGCGCCCTCTTCCCCAGCATATACCTCCCACCCAGGCTACCACCTGCTCACCACCAGGCATTTGTCCGATACCGCCTGGAGGAGGCCTTCCGTGTGGCTGTTGCTGGGcacccacatcccctgcctgTCCTGGCCTATTCCCGCCTCACACACCGGAGCTCTGGGAGGTTCCTGTCCCAG GATGAACTTGTGCAGACCATTGGTGTGAGCGCGGCACTGGGGGCAGCCGGCGTGGTGCTCTGGGGGGACCTGAGCTTCTCCAGTTCTGAG gAGGAATGCTGGCATCTCCATGACTACCTACTGGGCACCCTGGGCCCCTATGTGATCAACGTGACCAGGGCAGCCATGGCCTGCAGTCACCAGCGGTGCCATGGCCATGGCCGTTGTGCTTGGCAAAACCCAGGACAACTAGAAGTCTTTCTGCATCTGCAGCCAGATGGCAGCCCTGGAGCTTGGGAGTCCTTCAGCTGCCGTTGTTACCAGGGCTGGGCTGGCCCTACCTGCCAGGAGCCCAGGCCTGAGCTTGGGCCTGAAGAAGCAACATAA
- the HYAL1 gene encoding hyaluronidase-1, with protein MRPFSPEVSLHLPWAMAAHLLPVCTLFLNLLSMTQGSRDPVVPNQPFTTIWNANTEWCMKKHGVDVDISIFDVVTNPGQTFRGPNMTIFYSSQLGTYPYYTSAGEPVFGGLPQNASLNVHLAHTFQDILAAMPEPHFSGLAVIDWEAWRPRWAFNWDTKDIYRQRSQALVQKQHPDWSASQVEAAAQEQFEGAAEEWMAGTLKLGRALRPQGLWGFYNFPECYNYDFKSPNYTGQCPPNIRAQNDQLRWLWAQSCALYPSIYLPAALEGTKKAQMYVQHRVAEAFRVVAGAGDPKLPVLPYMQLFYDMTNHFLSPEELEHSLGESAAQGAAGVVLWVSWANTSTKESCEAIKEYVEMTLGPSILNVTSGARLCSQVLCSGHGRCARRPSYPKARLILNSTSFSIKPTPGGGPLTLQGALSLGDRLRMAVEFECRCYRGWRGTRCEQWGLW; from the exons ATGAGGCCTTTCAGCCCTGAG GTTTCCCTACACCTGCCCTGGGCTATGGCAGCCCACTTGCTTCCTGTCTGCACCCTCTTCCTGAACTTGCTCAGCATGACCCAAGGCTCCCGGGACCCTGTGGTACCCAACCAGCCCTTCACCACCATCTGGAACGCCAACACCGAGTGGTGTATGAAGAAACACGGCGTGGATGTAGACATCAGTATCTTTGATGTGGTGACCAACCCGGGGCAGACCTTCCGCGGCCCTAACATGACCATTTTCTACAGCTCCCAGCTGGGTACCTACCCTTACTATACATCTGCTGGGGAGCCTGTGTTTGGTGGCCTGCCCCAGAATGCCAGCCTGAATGTCCACCTGGCCCACACATTCCAGGACATCCTGGCTGCCATGCCTGAGCCTCACTTCTCAGGGCTGGCAGTCATTGACTGGGAGGCATGGCGCCCGCGCTGGGCCTTCAACTGGGACACCAAGGACATTTACCGGCAGCGCTCACAGGCATTGGTACAGAAGCAGCACCCAGACTGGTCAGCTTCTCAGGTGGAGGCCGCAGCTCAGGAGCAGTTCGAGGGGGCTGCAGAGGAGTGGATGGCAGGTACCCTCAAGCTGGGACGAGCACTGCGGCCTCAGGGCCTCTGGGGCTTCTATAATTTCCCTGAGTGCTACAACTATGACTTTAAAAGTCCCAACTATACCGGCCAGTGTCCACCAAACATCCGTGCCCAGAATGACCAGCTCAGGTGGCTGTGGGCCCAGAGCTGTGCCCTCTACCCTAGCATCTACCTGCCCGCAGCACTGGAGGGCACGAAGAAGGCACAGATGTACGTGCAGCACCGTGTGGCTGAGGCATTCCGTGTGGTGGCGGGTGCTGGGGACCCCAAGCTGCCGGTGCTGCCCTACATGCAGCTCTTCTACGACATGACTAACCACTTTCTATCTCCG GAGGAGCTGGAACACAGCCTGGGGGAGAGTGCAGCCCAGGGTGCAGCGGGAGTGGTGCTCTGGGTGAGCTGGGCAAACACAAGCACCAAG GAATCATGCGAGGCCATCAAGGAGTATGTGGAGATGACACTGGGACCCTCCATTCTGAATGTGACCAGCGGGGCTCGTCTGTGCAGTCAGGTCCTATGCTCCGGCCATGGCCGTTGTGCCCGGCGCCCCAGTTACCCCAAGGCCCGTCTCATCCTCAACTCCACCAGTTTTTCCATCAAGCCTACACCTGGTGGTGGGCCCCTGACCCTACAAGGTGCCCTCTCACTCGGGGATCGGTTGCGGATGGCAGTGGAGTTCGAATGTCGCTGCTACCGTGGGTGGAGGGGGACCCGGTGTGAGCAGTGGGGCCTGTGGTGA
- the NAA80 gene encoding LOW QUALITY PROTEIN: N-alpha-acetyltransferase 80 (The sequence of the model RefSeq protein was modified relative to this genomic sequence to represent the inferred CDS: substituted 1 base at 1 genomic stop codon), giving the protein MTLAPSLTQLGLDPTCRRELTLSPGXGTLTCSLDPVHQVGPILSTRPPQLTLDPACQPELTLVSACHPEMTLSSGSAQLTLDPARQPEETPVPKLVELTLEPVHCRPELLDACADLINEQWPRSRASRLHSLGQSSDAFPLCLMLLSPRPTPEAAPIVVGHARLSRVLDRPQSLLVETVVVARALRGRGFGRRLMEGLEAFARARGFRRLHLTTHDQLHFYAHLGYQLGEPVQGLVFTSRRLPATLLNAFPRAPFPRSPCKVTPSLTAQAAPRVPKGSSLLPPPPLPEPPTTLPLPPAGPPPQSLLETQYQDLRGRPIFWMEKDI; this is encoded by the exons ATGACCCTGGCTCCCAGCCTGACTCAGCTGGGCCTGGATCCTACATGTAGGCGAGAACTGACTCTGAGCCCTGGCTGAGGCACGCTGACCTGTAGCCTAGACCCTGTGCACCAGGTGGGGCCGATCCTGAGTACCCGCCCACCCCAACTGACTCTGGATCCTGCGTGCCAGCCAGAG CTGACCCTGGTTTCCGCATGCCATCCAGAGATGACCCTCAGTTCTGGCTCGGCTCAGCTGACCCTGGATCCAGCACGCCAGCCAGAGGAGACCCCAGTCCCCAAACTGGTTGAGCtgaccctggagcctgtgcactGCCGACCCGAGCTCCTGGATGCCTGTGCCGACCTCATCAACGAGCAGTGGCCCCGCAGCCGTGCCTCCCGCCTCCACTCCTTGGGCCAGTCCTCAGACGCCTTCCCTCTCTGCTTGATGCTGCTAAGCCCTCGACCCACACCAGAGGCAGCCCCCATTGTGGTGGGCCATGCCCGCCTGTCCCGGGTGCTGGACAGGCCCCAGAGCCTCCTAGTGGAGACCGTGGTGGTGGCCCGGGCACTGAGGGGCCGTGGCTTTGGCCGCCGTCTCATGGAGGGCCTCGAAGCCTTTGCTCGGGCCCGGGGCTTCCGCCGGCTACACCTCACCACCCATGACCAGCTGCACTTTTATGCCCATCTGGGCTACCAGCtgggtgagccagtgcagggcctggTCTTCACCAGCCGGCGACTGCCTGCCACCCTGCTCAATGCCTTCCCCAGGGCCCCCTTTCCCCGGTCACCCTGCAAGGTCACCCCTAGCCTGACTGCCCAAGCTGCCCCAAGAGTCCCCAAGGGGTCATCCTTGctgccaccccctcccctgcctgaACCCCCAACCACCTTACCCCTGCCTCCAGCAGGGCCCCCTCCACAAAGCCTCCTGGAGACACAATACCAAGACCTGAGAGGACGCCCCATATTCTGGATGGAGAAAGACATCTGA